The Bremerella alba genome includes the window CGTGGTACGTTGATCAGGTCGCCTGATTCTACGAGCACGGCGAAGACCGGACCGTTTTCTGGATGAATGTGAAAGACGCCACGTCCTTCGACCGTGAAGCGAACTTCGTCTTCGTCGTGCGTGTGCTCTTTGTTGAACTTCTCGAGCATCGCATCGAGGTTGGGCGTCTCTGGCGAAACGTTAATCACGTCGGCGGTGACAAAGCCGCCTTGCTGCTTGAGCCGATCGATCTCAGGCTTATAGGCTTCCAGGATCTCTTCGTTGGTAGCCTTTTCGCCAATGCGGTCGGCGACTTCCCACTTTTCATACCAGATGCCAAACGGTTTCAGGAAGTTGCTGATCTCCTGAGCGTCGGTGATGGTTCGGTTTTCGTCAGGTACGGAAATGCTGGCCATGGTGCCGATTTCTCCCTTCGCCGGATGGGCGAAACTGATTCAAGAGGACGTGTGCGAAAAGTGATTGATTATGTGGGATTACTTGGCAGGGCAAAGCTTGCCTTGTGCGGCTAGTTTGCGTCCCAAGACTTCGAATAGGAACTCGTAGATCTCGATATGCCGTCGAGCTTCGGCCAGGTCTTCGCCCCAGGTATACAAACCGTGATTGCGGATCAGGAAGCCGTGGATTGGCGGCAAGGATTCGTCTTGGACTCGCTTCTCGACCTTTTCGGCAAGCTTGGGAATGTCCTGGGTATTCTCGAAGATCGGCACGTGCTCGGTATGCTGGTGCGTCTTCACGCCGGCCAGGCCTTTAAGCATTTCGTACCCTTCGATATCGAAGCCCCCTTCGTCGCCGAACGTATCGGATAGAAGCGTGCCCCAGACCGAATGAGTATGCAGGACCGAACCGACA containing:
- a CDS encoding 1,2-dihydroxy-3-keto-5-methylthiopentene dioxygenase produces the protein MASISVPDENRTITDAQEISNFLKPFGIWYEKWEVADRIGEKATNEEILEAYKPEIDRLKQQGGFVTADVINVSPETPNLDAMLEKFNKEHTHDEDEVRFTVEGRGVFHIHPENGPVFAVLVESGDLINVPRDTQHWFNLCSDRHIRCIRLFEDPSGWTPHYMDDGVHVKYSPLCWGPDYLAKADDIDPVVKL
- the mtnB gene encoding methylthioribulose 1-phosphate dehydratase produces the protein MSTDTELKSSPSHPALSGLDKQVQGLRETGQYFFERGWSVGTSSNYSVVVNRSPLQLMVTASGMDKGRLAPNDFVRSNYDGNQVDAENMPTTDQPRSSAETQLHVVLARMEDVGSVLHTHSVWGTLLSDTFGDEGGFDIEGYEMLKGLAGVKTHQHTEHVPIFENTQDIPKLAEKVEKRVQDESLPPIHGFLIRNHGLYTWGEDLAEARRHIEIYEFLFEVLGRKLAAQGKLCPAK